In a genomic window of Occallatibacter riparius:
- the fucU gene encoding L-fucose mutarotase: MLKGISPFISPELLAVLHRMGHGDEIVLADAHFPGHSLGPQVLRADGVPIRTLLEGILPLFELDSYAPPLIMMDVVTGDALDPAVESDYMEVVHRHVPAAANPMRIERHAFYGRARTAFSIVMTGELRKYGNLILKKGVTPIR, from the coding sequence ATGCTCAAAGGAATTTCGCCATTTATCAGCCCCGAACTGCTGGCAGTCCTGCACCGCATGGGACACGGCGATGAGATCGTCCTGGCCGACGCGCACTTTCCCGGGCACTCGCTCGGGCCGCAGGTCCTTCGCGCCGATGGTGTCCCCATTCGTACTCTGCTGGAAGGCATACTCCCCCTTTTTGAGCTTGACTCCTACGCGCCGCCGCTCATCATGATGGATGTGGTTACCGGCGACGCACTCGATCCCGCGGTCGAGAGCGACTACATGGAAGTGGTTCACCGCCACGTCCCCGCCGCTGCCAACCCGATGCGCATTGAGCGGCACGCTTTTTACGGCCGGGCCCGCACAGCATTCAGCATCGTTATGACGGGCGAACTGCGCAAGTATGGCAACCTGATCCTTAAAAAGGGCGTCACACCTATTCGCTGA
- a CDS encoding GlsB/YeaQ/YmgE family stress response membrane protein — MGHGIIAWIIIGVIAGWITGKLMKGSGFGFIMDMVVGLIGALIGGWVSSFFGFGTTGSHGMIGSIVIAVIGAVLLTLIVRLITGNRAANL, encoded by the coding sequence ATGGGTCATGGAATCATCGCGTGGATCATCATCGGCGTAATCGCCGGCTGGATCACCGGAAAGCTCATGAAGGGCTCCGGCTTCGGCTTCATCATGGACATGGTCGTCGGCCTGATCGGCGCCCTCATCGGCGGCTGGGTTTCCAGCTTCTTCGGGTTTGGCACAACCGGCTCGCACGGCATGATCGGCAGCATCGTCATCGCCGTGATTGGAGCAGTGCTCCTCACGCTAATCGTCCGGCTCATCACTGGAAATCGAGCAGCGAATCTCTAG